The DNA segment ACAAGCCGGGTGCGAACCCGGCCAAGGTGCGCCAGCAGCTCACCGAATTCGGGCTCGTCGCAGAGGAGTACGGAGGCGAGACGATGTTCATCGACGTCTCGGCGCTGAACGGAACCGGTGTCAAGGAGCTGCTCGACGCGGTCCTCCTCGTCGCCGACGCCGGCCTCGACATGCGCGCGAACCCGAACAAGGATGCGCGTGGAGTCGCGATCGAGGCGAAGCTCGACAAGGGACGCGGCGCGGTTGCGACAGTGCTCATCCAGTCGGGAACCCTCGAGATCGGAGACCCCATCGTCGCCGGAACCGCCTATGGGCGCGTTCGCGCGATGTTCGACGAGAACGGCGGGACCGTCCAGTTCGCGACACCGGCACGTCCGGTGGCCGTGCTCGGGCTGACCTCCGTGCCCCGTGCCGGTGACACGTTCCTGGTCACCGACGACGACCGCACCGCCCGCCAGATCGCTGAGAAGCGCGAGGCTGTGGAGCGCAACGCTCTTCTGGCCCGTAGCCGCAAGCGCATCAGCCTCGAGGACTTCACGAAGGCCCTCGAAGACGGCAAGGTCGACGCGCTCAACCTCATCATCAAGGGTGACGTGTCGGGTGCTGTCGAGGCACTCGAGGAGTCGCTGCTCAAGATCGACGTCGACGACTCGGTGCAGCTGCGCATCATCCACCGTGGTGTCGGTGCCGTCACCGAGAGCGACGTCAACCTCGCCACGGTCGATAACGCGATCATCCTCGGATTCAACGTCCGGCCCGACACGAAGGCGCGCGAGCGGGCCGCTCGTGAAGGCGTCGACGTGCGCTTCTACTCGGTCATCTACGCCGCTCTCGAAGACATCGAGAACTCGCTCAAGGGCATGCTCAAGCCCGAGTTCGAGGAGGTGCAGTCGGGTGTCGCCGAAATCCGCGAGGTGTTCCGTTCCTCCAAGTTCGGAAACGTCGCTGGTGTCATCGTCCGCTCCGGCACGATCACCCGCAACGCCAAGGCGCGGGTCATCCGCGATGGCGTCGTGGTGGGGGACAGCCTCGCGATCGAGTCGCTGCGCCGCTTCAAGGACGACGTCACGGAGGTTCGCACGGACTTCGAAGCCGGTATCGGCCTCGGCAAGTTCAACGACATCCAGATCGGCGACGAGATCGAGACGATCGAAATGAAGGAAAAGCCCCGCGACTAAGCGGGATATCGCGCACGCGCCGGATGCGGCGGGGCGCGCGGGAGACGGATCGCTCGAACACGAGGATCCGTATTCCGCCGCCCCGCCCGCCCGGATCGCGCCGGCAGCACCACCACTGAATGACACGAAGAACAAAGGAACACTGAAATGGCTGATCCGGCACGCGCCGCAAAGATGGCGGACCGCATCAAGGTGATCGTCGCCAAGACTCTGGAGCGTGGCATCAAGGATCCGCGCATCGGCTTCGTCACCATCACCGACGTGAAGGTGACGGGCGACCTGCAGCATGCCTCCGTGTTCTACACCGTCTACGGCTCCGAGGAGGAGCGCGCCGACTCGGCCGCCGCCCTCAAGTCGGCGACCGGGATGCTGCGCAGCGAGGTCGGCAAGAACCTCACGTCGCGCCTGACCCCCTCGCTGCAGTTCATCGCAGACGCGATCCCCGAGAATGCCAAGCACATCGAGGAGCTGCTCGCCGAGGC comes from the Marisediminicola antarctica genome and includes:
- the rbfA gene encoding 30S ribosome-binding factor RbfA, encoding MADPARAAKMADRIKVIVAKTLERGIKDPRIGFVTITDVKVTGDLQHASVFYTVYGSEEERADSAAALKSATGMLRSEVGKNLTSRLTPSLQFIADAIPENAKHIEELLAEATKRDLEVETLKKTAKYAGDEDPYVKPRVIGEELDAEDDLDDNDLDDTAKA